TTCATTCTAATTTATGTCTTTTTTCATCACCTTCTGGCTTCTGGCTCTTTGCAGGCAGTTTTTTCCTACAGCTGTGGGATCTGAGCAAACCACATGCCAGTCAGTTTTGACCAGTATCGAAtggcacttaaaaaaacaaaaactccaaaacaaaagagaagaaaaaaagaaaacagaacaaacctTGACCCCAATCTGCACGGCTACcagataaaaatacagaaaaagctgctctctttaaagtgctttaaaccCCAACTGCAGCTGAAGATGATGAGAACACTTCTCTAGGATTGGTCCAACTACCAAAAAATGCCCCAACAGAATACCCACAATGCATTTCAAAAGCATCTTTCATGAGACCCTCTCATGCCTCCTAAATGATGACGCCTTTCAGATTCGCACATCTGCAGGTTGTTATGCACTTtcgctttttgtttttgtacaacTCTATAAGTTATTATTGTCCAGCtccatagtttttttttattcttggactctgtGTTACAGTAGCTTTGCATATAATAGCCCTCACTTCATCCTCAGCTCCCCTCTCGACTTTCTGTTTAAGCAAACTGTCTTctcattggctgcccctcatgaACACGTTTGAATTTCTGGGAGGCGGCACGTTTGCTCGCTGTTACAGTCGTGTGGTTGAGAAGACCCCTCTTTTTGATATTGACTAATCGGACAACGCACTACTGTGAGCGTGAGTGTGTAGGAATAAAACATAGATAAAGATCTATTTTAAAACTGGTGCATGGCCTCTTTAACACTCATGACTGATGGTGAACTCTTCATGATCTGATGTATAATACCGCCACGCCTCCTCGTGTCAAAGTGCTTTCAAGCCGGGAAACGACGCCACCCCGTGCGGTTACCTTGCGCTCTATGACCTCAGCAGCCAACCTCCGGGCATGACGGTAGCTCAGGTTGCCCGCAGGGACTCGAACCACCTCCCTGAACAGACCCAGCTGGAACTGGACCAGAACCGGTGCTGTGAGACTATTGGGACTCGAGGGAGTCAGTGTAGACATGGAGAGAGAGCCTGCAGGAGGAAACGTGGATCAAGTTAATGTGGGGTTGAAGGTGTGTTAAAAAACCTGAGAGAAAGCTGAAGAGGTTTAACGTGAAACTCCAAAACAAAGCACTACGCAGGCCCCTGTAAATCTACTCCATCTTAACTTTACAGCTCTTGTTTGAAATGGTTCCTGTTTAACGTTCAGGTGTCTAAAACTGAACCCCCCAATTTCTCAATAAGAGATTTTTATCTCACCATCGCCCGAAATAGAAGGATATTTCAAGCAGTGTATACTCTCTTCGGCTAAAAAGACTTCTGTTGTAAAAGCTTTGTTATTGACTGATATAACAGGACATAACTTACTACACAGATCTCTGATCAAAATAAACTAAGAGTTATTTTTTAATCAGATCAAGAACAAACTAAAAAGCACCAACCTTACGGTCTAATCTTGGTCTGGTCTTTGTCTTCGACGATCGAAGGATTGCGTCTCAACAGAGCAACAGCTGATCAATCTATCATGGTGCTGCCGAGGCTCATCATGAGCTGCTGGTTGCTCTGGTTTCCTTTTTGTGGGGCTCGGCTGTCTGAGAGACAGGAAGTAACAAGAGAAGCACTCACCTCTGTGAAGGCTGCAAAAAGCACAGCGTACGGTTAACACCCCACACCCTGGCTGTCAAAAGTTAAACACGCACGTACTTTGAAATGGTTAAAACAATTCAGCGCGCACGTTCGCTTCTGTAGAAGTTTGGAAAACACACAGGAGGCAGATTTGGTTTGAAAAGTGGAATTTGCATTTATTGAACCTTTGATTGAAATACACATTAGGTTGGCCCCGTCATAATAAGATGCATGAAATCAtctgcaacaaaagaaaaaaagcaaaacaaaaaacaaaaaaaagagagaaggccTGCGTACGTACATTGTACATCACCATCAGTGGCTCTGAGTACATGCACTGATCTCCATACACATTTGGACAGGCAGCACACAGAAATCAAGATTTCTCTTTTAAGCTTTGGATCAAATTGTTGCTGCTGCAGTGATCACAAATTAATATTTACAGCTGTAGCAGTTTTGTTCTCCCACGTGAGAAAATAGTGCATTAGCGGTCACATATTTAAGGAGTCTGCACCTCCTGAAATCCCAGTTATTACACTGCACCGACCCAGGGTGTAGAAGTGAACGATTAATACCTTACAGTACTGGTAAGTATTGATATGATGGTGTGTACTGGGAAGAAGCACTGATCTTTATTGGATCTTCAGCTACAAACTAGTGTTTCAccatttgatttttaaatatatatgtatacatacacacacacacacacacatacagttagACAGTGTTGAGATTGTGTGTATGGTTACAGGAACCTCCCATCATTCTTATGAGTGAATAAGTGACAAACAGTAAACACGTATATAAAGGTCATACATGTATAACTCTGTACATTATTTGCTGTGAACAACActtaaagcactttatgtttttcCAGCATCTTTCCAAAGCTCTTCCACTCACTTCTTTTTAACTCCGTCCAGCACTTTCGGTACTCCTCCTTTCCTCCGTTCATTAAACCTGCACCATCACGCATGTTCTGAAGCAGACAGGATAAACTTAGCGCCACTTAGAGATCGAAggcaaattaaaaagaaaaaaagaagaaaaaagaaaaaaagaaaaaaggcgtGCCTTCGGTTTCCGTAGCTGTGTGGCGATGGTGTGCATGCACCAACGCTGACAAAACGGCCTCACACAAACCTGTCGTCACCTTTTTAGAACTCACATTCACCTTTTTGTTTACTTTCTCGTCATGGAGGTAAAGTCAAGGAAAAACTTGAGGGTGTAACATCACTTGCTGACCCTAATTTTGCTTCAACATGACAAGAAGTACATTCGGCGGATAGTTCTGATAGTAGCGTCCTGGCTTGCAAACAACAACAATCCACCAGACCCTGCACAATCAACATTAAAAATCAACATTCAAATAACCAGCTGTTTGTACCGTCGACATAAAAGCTCAGAGCCAAAACGAGAAATCACttcagaacaacaacaaaaaaaagtcgGCGAGGACGGACCACCATCAGCCAGCTCCCTGCGAGGGTTTGATTACGACTGATGACGTCCACCCAGGCGAGCGttgaacacaaaaaaacaaaacaaaaaaaagaaatgtaacaaTGAGGATTGTTTTGTACAAAATGATACACATTCAGCAAcagtaaatacagaaaaaactacaacaaacTCACAAGAGGAATGACAGTAAACACATCAGCTGATGGGCTGCATCACCTCTGAGGGTTACCCACATGTTTCTAAAGACACGTTCACTTCAATATCCTGCTGTAATGATTGTAAACACGTTATTTTTAAACATCAAATTTTCTTTAATATTCAGTCGCATGGAGCTCAGGTAAAAGGTACCAAAACAAACTTTGATTAAACTCCCTGTTGAGGCTTCAGGGACATCGAGGTGTCGAATACTGCCGTTTTAGAGTCAACTCATCGCACATGGACTCCTGTAAAGGAGGTTTTTTCAACAGGAATGCTATGAAAGGCagaattttaacataaaacatgATCTTTTCCCAAACCTGCAGTGCAAAATAGGAAGATCGCAAACGTGACATGAAACATTATGTCCTGGATTATGCATGACCCCTAAAAGCTCTTTTAACGTGACTTTAAATTGAGTCACTAGGAACACAACGGCAGCATTTGAGAGGATGtgaacccccaaaaaacaaaacaaacaaacaaacaaaaaaaaaaaaagagtcatttCTAAATCTTTCCTCAAATGAATTTTCTGGCCTGTTTTCTGTCTTCTGACTCATGAAAAAGTGCAGTTTCTTCCCCCAAACGCTGTCACAACACAATCCAGTGGAAATTAATGACCCTTCCCATCAAAGTATGCTCAGTAGATTGCAAGATTGTTGCTGGAAATACAGTACTGTCACATTTAAAGCACATGATTATAGCTCAGAGTGAAACTTTGACGACTTGGTATTGGATATGAATGGTTGAGGTAATACATTTATCAGCATTTAGTGTCACGGATACAATCAACCAACGCCCATTAACTTTCACATCACTCcattcttttccttcatctccAGTCTCCGCCCTTCATACAGGTAGTGTTTTACTTCTAAATGAGACCCTCTTTACCAGAAATAaagtgtaaacaaacaaacaaatcagtGCACTATACACAGAGGATCAAATACCAAATAATTTAAATCtgtatttacattaaaaaaaaaacaaaaaggcatAAAGTGAGGTTGAAATGGTTAGTGCTAATGATGCTTGTTACACCTCTGCTCTATCTTTCAGGTAGTACCGTTTTTACCATCTGCTATATGCTTCAGGTGGATGGTTAGCGTCTGTGTCTACTTCATGCTACTGGTGAAACTGGACTGGACCTGGATTATATTTAGCCTACCTAAGGTTGAGTGTCTGCACATGAGAGAAGTAGACTGAAGGAACCGACTCGTCATAACACACGATGCTCTGCTACGGTGCTGTGAGtggaaaaaaacaccaaaacaaaacaaaaaacacgagGCGTTCAGGTGCAGACGTTCCACGATCTAGTAAGCAGCATGCTCGTAAATGTGTATCTAAATATTCTCTTTTCTGATCGATGGCAGCGTTTTGTACAGCGAAGCAGCAGCGTCTCAGAGGACGACCTCGAGTGTGGAGCTAATGCTTTCCCTCCTCCCCAGtgttcttaaaaaaatatgCTGCAGGTGCAAAGTGTTTGATCTGGCGTTGAGCTTTAAGTGTGTAGTTGGACCAAACCGAGCTGCAAACAGCCTCTCCTCCTCGGGCCGCTTTCTGCCTCCCGGATTCCACCTCCTGTCTCCGGTTTAGCCGAGCAGGGAGCTGCGTCTTGATAGGTCCACGTTGCTGGCGCTTAGCCCCCTGCTGTCTGAGAGTCCAGAGTTGGCATCCTGCAGGCAGATCAGGTCGTGTTAGTATTTGGGTTGGGAAACGCTGTGCATATTCTGTCAGGTAACAGACAATCACCTGGACTCGGTATTTAATTCAAAAGATAGAATTTCCTGAGTGAAATCGCAGCTGTGAGGGATAAAGTACCTGTGTGGTTTCCTCAGTGCTCTTATTCAGGAAGTTAAGGGAGCTGGCTCTCTTCATTCTGTACAGAAACACACCAGTGAACTCAAACCAAAAACTTCAGATCAGTAATTAGTTAAAGACAGAAAGTGTTTTTACAAAACAGTGATCTGAGTAATATTTAGGAATAGAGAAGGCAGAGAACCCATCATGGTTCCCGGGCACTTAAGGCTTCATCATGGATCTTATTTACAAGGTCATGCAACCTTCATCCTCAATTGTAAAAGTTATACTCAATTATACAGccactggacactttattaggtacaccgtTATAGTACCAGGTTGGACCCCCATTCTCTCTCAGAGCTGCTTCAactcttcatggcacagattcaaccaCGTGCTGGAAACATTACTCATTACTTCTTCATGTTGACacaacagcatcacacagttgctgcagatttgttgccTGCACATTCGTTATGAGAATCGTCCTGTGCTTCAACGTCCTGTGTGTTCAAAGatgtttgtattttgttgtaatgagtggttatttgagtaaCTGTTGCCTCCCTATCAGATTTTCTGCGTATTCTCCTCTAACCTCTAACATCAACCACagattttcacccagagaactgctgctcaccgggtattttctctttctcacagCATTTTCTGTAAACTTTATAGACGTTTGTGTGGGAAAGTCTCAGATcgcttaaatcacctttcttcctccctctgatgctcagtttgagcttcagcaggtcatcttaaCCATGTCTCCATGCCTAAATGCTTTGAGTTGCCACCAAGTGATTTACTGATATTTGAGATTGCAGGCAGGAACAAGTATTGTACCTAATATTTTGGCTGGTGAGTGCATGTTTTAGTTTTGAACAGTGTTATAAATGGTCTGAATTTTTTTATGGTGTACTTTTAGCTTTGGGAACTAAAGTGCGAATGTAATTTGTACTGCTGAGAAGACAAACTGAAGTAACCATCACTACAGCTGCAGTAGTCTTACCCTGGGTTGCGGGGTTCTTGAGGTCCGCTGCCCTGCAGCTTCTTCACCAGCATTTCGCTGCCCTGCAGCTTCTTCACCAGCATTTCGCTGCTCCTTTTCAGAGCATCACGAATCTTACCGAAGGAGCCGCTGCGGCGCAGAGACCCGTTACCATCCTGAGACGTGCAACAGTAAAACATTAGAAAAACACCTCCTTTGAGGCACGCcagaacagacacacagacaaggaTTTCTACAGTATTTTACAAAATTATTCACACTGTGGTTACGCTGTAGTCACATCCAGTCAATGTGAACACACACTGCTACTTTATTAGCTTCCAAACTTATGTTACCCCGTTCCACTCAGCCGAGTCGTCGCCCTCGTTCTCCCCTCTCTGTCCACCGGGTCCGTTCATTCCCTCCCTGCTGTGTCGTCTGTCGCTCCCAGAGCCTCCGTCCTTCAGCAGCTCCACCACCTTACTCTGGTTAATGGCATCAATACCCTGAGAgaggaaaataaagacaagGGTGAAGCAAGGgcctgaaaaaaaaccccagcagaCGCAGCATGTGTTCTTTACTACAATGTGCAAACATTAGCACGGTGACTGATCTTTAAATCACTTTGGCACACAGTTTATGAGCCAATAAATCGTAGCTGGAATGCCTGTTGAACAAATCTGCTCGCTTAACTGAAAAATCCCTGAAAAGAGCCCAGATGACTAATCTAACGGCGGTAATTCAATCGGCCAAAGAGCCGTCGTCGAGAGGGTTCCTATTGTACCTGTTTGCGTGACTTGCTGGCGCACTCCTCCAGTGTTTCTGCGGCCTCCAGTTTGCCCTGGCGACGGTACAAAGCTCCCAAGCTTTTGAGGGTTGTGTTCACTGTTGGGctattgaggaaaaaagaaatccagcttttttttttcctttagatcttttaaaagtaacctaaTCCATCAATCAGGGTTAAACAATCAAGTCTTAGACCTTTCCCAAACTGAACCACAAAGCAAACACTCTCTGCTGCTTTCAGAAGTTTACTGTTACACAGTCTGCAAAGTACTGTTTCTCAAACAAAAGGGATGGAAATGCGCCGTTTCTACTATAAAACTGAGAGCATGATGAACcacagactgataaagtcagTGGTTTAACTTCTAGTCTTTTGCGGTAAACAGATAGATTTGTAGTGAGCTAGTTCGCTTTGTTTCTCTTCCTTTTTGGTGATGATAGTTTCCCTTTTCTATTCCTCTGTCTTGCCATTTTTCATCCTAGTAGCCCCCCCTTGTAGAAGTTTACAGTTATTTAGGTCACACACATGATCGGACAGTTTAGACTTTGACCTGTTTCCAGTGGATCTAAATGTCTGATTTACCTGTCCACCTTGCAGGCCTTGTACCAGCTCCCATACTCTACATACGGGCCTGAGTCCTTGCGTTTGCCCTGAGAGAAAGAGTGACACAGAGATTAAGATTAAAAGAGTCAGAAAGCAGGAGGAGACAAGTACGAAATGCTGGTCCAATAGGCagcaagttaaaaaaacaaaaatccttgTCCTACATTATAGCCACTGTATAACGTGTTGCCTGCCTACCttgctctcttctctttcctcaGCGTGCATCCAGATTGGTTTATTGTCATCTGCAACAGACAGAAATATCacataattacttttttttataaaagaaCATCATGTGTGGGCCACCAAACCCACACTGAAGAGGACTTTAGATGCTTTTTATTGCTCTGCAGTGTTAAAATCATAGTTAAAAATAACCCAATAATTATGAGTGACACTTCAGTCTGCTCTAAAAGCTCAGCTTCAgcccttttttccttctcttggAGTGGATATCCTCTAATATGGCCTGTAATTTGGTCATTTCAGGCACATTTTTCATGGCTGCCCTTCAAAAGCAGTTGCAgtcaaataaaagaaagttgGGTTAAAAGGGAAATAATGGTTATGATTAAGGAGGAACTGTCTAGAGTCCTGAAATAATAGCATGGATTTggatttgagtttaaaaagtattttaattgTCCTGAAAAATAACCAAAATCCTGAAATGACCTATTTTTAGTTTGAGGTAATGCCTCTCTGTCTATgtaaacacatttgatttcatGTAAACACACGGCTGTCACTCACCAAACTCATGCAGTGCCAAAATCCAGCTAAGGCCCGCTCTCGTGCTGAGCATGTGAGCACATAAGGGTTTGATAGACTTAGCTGGATAGGCGGGAGGAAACCATCAGCATTAAGCTGCTTTGCGAGCTTCAGTGTAATCCTCTGACCTGCTGAGAACTCAGAGCGATGCGGCCGTCAGGGTGTGGCCAAACCACAGCCtgaatctaaaaaaaacaaggctAACAGGAAGACTTCTGATGTGAATCGAGGCTGACTCGCAGCCTGCTCGTCTCTGCCCGGTCCTGGCACTTTGAGTAACTCTGTGACCAGCAGGATCTGATACAGTCACTTCAGTGTGACTCAGCTGTTTGCCTGTTGGCTCTACTTACTGTTGACAGAGCCAAACTCCTTCTCGTGCGCCCTGGTCAAAATCTCTTTGTACAGAGCTTCAGCGTCTGCAAATTTCCCCTGCTTCAGGTAGCATGTAGcctaaagagaaacaggaagcgCAGACAATCCTGATCAGTGAACAgtgtttctaaaaataaataaaacatcaggagaaaaaaaatataaagtgaacagtgaagaagcagaagacaaatAAGGGTGTTCAAAtgacagactgtatataaaagatgggcgTAGCCAACATTATATCTTAATTGGTCCCAGAGTGAACCTCCAAGCTGAACGCTACGCTACTGTCCTTTTGACTGACACAGGACACTCATAGGGCAGCAGCTTGTCAATCAAATATAAGCCAAGACCTTCTTTATCCTCCTTTTTGGCTCTAAAGGGAACCATAATATAAAAAATTACTGAATGCAACACGATGTTCAGACTTTAATCCCGTGACTGAGACCAGAAGCTCATCAGGGCAGCGTTTACTACCGTCTTAAATCACGTGAACAGCAGGGGAGTTTTCCCACAGACCGTTACAGAACCAGACACATTTttacaaccagaggagtcgccccctgctggccattttACACCCTGACGCTACACCCATCTTTACAGTCTGAAGTGCAAATTAAGTCCCCACCAGGTTATTTTTGGTTTTGGCCACATTGGGGTCATCAGCTCCCAGCTTGGATTCGTAGATTTCCAGGGCTCGTCCGTAGTAGTACTCCACCTCGTCGTACTTGCCCTGGTTCTGACACAGCAGGGCCAGGTTGTTCAGCTGCTTAGCCACGTCTGGATGATACTTCCCCAGAACCTGGTTACAACAGGGAGACGACCACACATTTGCAACACAAActacaatcacatgaccacatgGAGACTGTCTGGGTAACTTGTATGCTTATGTCCCCTTTATATGaaacacaaatatgaacaaAACTGAGATTTTACCTTCTCTCTGATCTCCAGTGCTCTCTTGCAGAGAGGTTCAGCCTCCTTGTATTTGCCCCTCTTGCCGTATAACACAGCTAGATTGTTGAGGGTTGCAGCCACAGCTGGGTGGTCCTTCCCAAGTGTCTTCTCCCTGATGGCTAAAGCATCATTCAGAAGATGAGCGGCTTCTTTGTATTTGTTCTGGTCCCTggagcacaaaacacaaagcacgGACCCGTAGCGCTGTGTTCAGAGCCTTTATTTTACAAAGATGAATAGTTTATGAAAAGCATCCACACTCTCAAGCCCCCACCTGTACACCAGAGCCAGGATGTTGAGCATAGTGGCGACGTCCGGATGGTCATGCCCAGACGTCTTCTCCAGGTCCTCCAGGGCTTGCTTGCACAGCGGCACAGCCACCTCGTACCTCCCCTGAGAGGCGTACTGGATCACCAGGTTGTGCAGCGTCCTGAGGCGCGCCGGGATCTCGTAGCCTCCCTGCTGGGCTGCCACCTCTCCACTGGGCTGGGCTGTGACACGAAGCACAGCATGGTTGAGAATAAGCAAAACTACCTACTAGACGTTTTTAAAGCGTTACATGAAGTTCTCAAATGATTGATTTCAGTACTTAACCAATCCATCAGTTTTCAAAAATGGTAAATAAGTTCACTGTCAGATCCAAGCAGAACATGTGGTGGATAAAAAACATGAAGTCAGATCTGCTGTAGTGATCAGCACTCCAGCAGGAAATGGAGGAAGCTTCTGTAAcaagattttcttttcctttatatAATTTGATGATATTCATGTTCTCCAAAAAGTAGATAAAGCCTTTTAAAAGCTATGTGTTGCACTCTCTACCCTCTCTCCTGCTTGTTACACTCTCGCTGCTGCTGAACGCTAACTAGCCATTCAGACTATGGCTGAATGTATATTTCACTGTAAGAGCGAATGAAGGTTCAGCACGTAGCGTGTGGTTAATTTGCAGGGAAGCTAAAGACGCTGCATATACATATACTGCTATATACACAGCTGATTTATCTTTGTATGTGCTTTGTTGAAGAGCTGCTAAAAAACCTATAGCACAGAAGTTGAACTATTTAAATGACTTGCAGTTCAGACTTCAGGGCTACAGGTGCTATACtattaatatcaaaaataaaacaatgattaaaaactaaaaaactaaaataaaatgtctgcCCACTCTTaacttaaatgtgtatgcatgCCAGATGTTTCCTCGAAGTGAATAGATCGGACAAGGCGGCTTGTGGTCAGTCATCATTACAGGTGCATGGGTGAACCCTGCACAATGACTGATCACCCAGTGAGCAACCAGTTATCTCTTCCTGTGGTGTACCACATTCGGCACTCTCTCTGTTAAACTGGGACGTGGACAGCCTGTACTGTGAACCGATGATTAACCTCAGCAAATCGTTACATCATAATTCATTCAAACTGTCTTGGTCACATGGGAACCAAAAATAAACAATCCCTGCATAACATGTGTGCCTCTCACACTTATTCTTGTATTAAATGATAGATTTCAGCTTTATGTGAGGCTTCGACTGGCTTATGCACAAGTTCATCAGTAAAATCCCAATGCAGTCATCTTAAATTCAGTCATCCCATTAAGgcctctctgctgatgtcataCCTGGTCCCTGGTCATCATCATTAGGGAATAAGTCATCCAGGTTATCCTTTGAAGCGTCTCCGCCTCCGCCTGTGCTGCCGCCGGAGCTCTGGTTCTTCTCCTCAGAGGGCGACACGTCATCGTCGAACTTCTTGATCTGGTT
The sequence above is a segment of the Oreochromis aureus strain Israel breed Guangdong linkage group 3, ZZ_aureus, whole genome shotgun sequence genome. Coding sequences within it:
- the klc2 gene encoding kinesin light chain 2, whose product is MSTMVYPREEALERLSQDEIVLNTKAVMQGLETLRGEHAQLLNSLLDCTQPPVAQEKSGLLRKSLEAIELGLGEAQVIIALSSHLSAVESEKQKLRAQVRRLCQENQWLRDELAGTQHKLQRSEQSVAQLEEEKKHLEFMNQIKKFDDDVSPSEEKNQSSGGSTGGGGDASKDNLDDLFPNDDDQGPAQPSGEVAAQQGGYEIPARLRTLHNLVIQYASQGRYEVAVPLCKQALEDLEKTSGHDHPDVATMLNILALVYRDQNKYKEAAHLLNDALAIREKTLGKDHPAVAATLNNLAVLYGKRGKYKEAEPLCKRALEIREKVLGKYHPDVAKQLNNLALLCQNQGKYDEVEYYYGRALEIYESKLGADDPNVAKTKNNLATCYLKQGKFADAEALYKEILTRAHEKEFGSVNNDNKPIWMHAEEREESKGKRKDSGPYVEYGSWYKACKVDSPTVNTTLKSLGALYRRQGKLEAAETLEECASKSRKQGIDAINQSKVVELLKDGGSGSDRRHSREGMNGPGGQRGENEGDDSAEWNGDGNGSLRRSGSFGKIRDALKRSSEMLVKKLQGSEMLVKKLQGSGPQEPRNPGMKRASSLNFLNKSTEETTQDANSGLSDSRGLSASNVDLSRRSSLLG